A single region of the Biomaibacter acetigenes genome encodes:
- a CDS encoding DUF3794 domain-containing protein, which produces MENFRVEEIVWGKVYSRDVHFDIKLKPLPAGIDDIVTKVVNIRKNINENALVIWVTLQIDIYFLDKKGALHCFSEEKPLRYVFFPEKIIENMEICVACSAKPKESYLSGETLSMAFLLQFNIKAVVERSDVAPEMLNVMTEKIVTFRTVEEQVKPGIARGFFECPGCTAIIAVKPYIAGVQARILKGMVVVEGQIAVDIFYQGSSGVERHGQIELPLEDVVACSEALPEQQARLSVFFHDVYCRPSRKSGCYDVIIGFELKVKVVERVENRVVTDFDREGFKVVKEDLLLKQVIDEGQFSFLRQQNFKISPPAGKKIDLYGRVQKLCWEVDGESLVVNGTIGFELFYLDESFREIYNFLEMEFSENHSLGKVESGTEFDVQAKILHLITAECSGEGVLIEALVEIKYTGFVRQHTLAVTDITPREGIERQLFQVDKILETRTFDLVENIEIPLEYPALYIEDIKGEIQNLDVTVLDHRFLICGELDIHMYYADPGGIVRCVKTVSPFGVLGEISGGTKDMQVRVLSRAERVSEKISGPSLVEIMFNLNFNAEATRQEDLYLVTGTSDRSSGVYQRVSTDEKVMEISHIMPLSSPAIFIKEVNINVEKSWLEEDSSGLWAAGSIRINAIYTGRDNLVYQAFDESAFRFYIGAGRNLDGSRMEFTAKPRKILLNAGGEMMEGEYEVRIKACYIEVKATP; this is translated from the coding sequence ATGGAGAATTTCAGGGTGGAGGAAATCGTGTGGGGAAAGGTTTATTCCAGGGATGTGCATTTTGATATAAAGTTGAAACCATTGCCCGCCGGAATAGACGACATAGTCACAAAAGTCGTGAATATCCGCAAAAATATAAATGAAAACGCCCTGGTAATATGGGTAACTCTTCAAATTGATATATATTTTCTGGACAAAAAGGGTGCCCTCCATTGTTTCAGCGAAGAAAAGCCTTTAAGATATGTCTTTTTCCCGGAAAAGATCATTGAAAACATGGAAATATGTGTTGCGTGTTCGGCGAAGCCAAAGGAATCTTATCTTTCGGGCGAGACGCTCTCCATGGCTTTTTTACTGCAATTTAATATTAAAGCGGTGGTGGAAAGGTCCGATGTAGCCCCCGAGATGCTGAATGTAATGACGGAAAAGATAGTGACTTTCCGCACCGTAGAAGAACAGGTAAAACCCGGAATCGCCAGAGGCTTTTTTGAGTGTCCCGGCTGCACCGCCATTATTGCTGTAAAACCATATATCGCCGGGGTTCAGGCCCGGATTTTAAAAGGGATGGTGGTGGTGGAAGGTCAAATTGCGGTGGATATATTTTACCAGGGGAGTTCGGGAGTGGAGAGACACGGCCAGATTGAACTTCCCCTTGAAGATGTGGTCGCCTGTTCCGAAGCTCTGCCGGAACAGCAGGCCCGTCTTTCTGTCTTTTTTCATGATGTATATTGCCGGCCTTCCCGAAAATCCGGGTGCTATGATGTGATTATAGGTTTTGAGCTCAAGGTGAAGGTGGTGGAAAGGGTGGAAAACCGTGTGGTGACGGACTTTGACCGGGAAGGATTTAAGGTTGTAAAGGAAGACCTTTTGCTCAAGCAGGTCATCGATGAGGGCCAGTTTTCCTTTTTAAGACAGCAGAATTTTAAAATTTCGCCCCCGGCCGGAAAAAAAATAGATTTATACGGCAGGGTTCAAAAACTTTGCTGGGAGGTTGATGGAGAATCTCTGGTAGTTAATGGTACCATTGGATTTGAGCTTTTTTATCTTGATGAAAGCTTCCGTGAGATTTACAACTTTCTTGAAATGGAATTTTCCGAAAACCATAGTTTGGGCAAAGTGGAATCCGGAACGGAGTTTGATGTACAGGCAAAAATACTTCATTTAATAACAGCCGAATGTTCCGGCGAAGGAGTTCTGATAGAGGCTCTGGTGGAAATAAAATATACCGGCTTCGTAAGGCAACATACCCTGGCCGTTACCGATATAACACCGCGGGAGGGAATAGAAAGGCAGCTCTTCCAGGTGGATAAAATTCTGGAAACCAGGACTTTTGATCTGGTGGAAAATATTGAAATACCCCTCGAATATCCTGCATTATATATAGAAGACATTAAAGGAGAAATACAAAATCTCGATGTGACGGTGCTGGACCACAGGTTTTTGATTTGCGGCGAGCTTGATATACATATGTACTATGCGGACCCCGGGGGAATTGTCCGCTGTGTAAAAACCGTTTCGCCTTTCGGGGTTCTGGGAGAAATATCCGGCGGGACAAAAGACATGCAGGTCAGGGTCCTTTCCAGGGCTGAAAGAGTTTCGGAAAAAATATCCGGTCCCTCCCTGGTGGAGATTATGTTCAACCTGAACTTTAATGCAGAAGCTACCCGCCAGGAGGACCTGTATCTTGTAACCGGAACTTCTGATCGTTCTTCAGGCGTTTACCAGAGGGTATCCACCGATGAAAAAGTTATGGAGATATCTCATATCATGCCTCTTTCATCCCCTGCCATTTTTATAAAGGAAGTGAACATAAACGTAGAAAAATCATGGCTGGAAGAGGATTCCTCCGGCCTGTGGGCGGCGGGCAGCATTCGAATAAACGCCATTTATACCGGCAGGGACAACCTTGTGTACCAGGCCTTTGACGAATCCGCCTTCAGGTTTTATATAGGCGCCGGCAGAAACCTTGATGGGAGCCGCATGGAATTTACGGCAAAACCCAGGAAAATTCTGCTGAACGCCGGTGGGGAGATGATGGAGGGGGAATATGAGGTGCGTATAAAAGCCTGCTATATTGAGGTGAAAGCAACACCATGA
- a CDS encoding DUF3794 domain-containing protein, whose protein sequence is MPVWVYAATLVLVVVICYFLLKKFFSNTALPATTGEGQELKIQEIDYKTTNPEEEAEEIYTSFNPTDGEAEEIYTSFNPTDGEAEEIHTSFNPTDEKPGLEDNPEDLIKEIVFPQKEGKQKSQDYLYQNQKGGTKMDPEIKVPVLIGEGTIQKMVESTVTLASPAEKIREIRAMVENLRTDVIPGKVIIQGTLHKQIFYVGEDTVIHHQTELIPISYFLDITGAAPGMDVTVTSAVEHVTYNLLNPTTLHQKVIQAFSAVVTQTQILNVVAGIGTPLYYVPQVMGTGSQQLIAETTVTLANAAQKVDEITAVVRDITTDVITDKVIIQGILHKQIFYVGVDNVEYHQAEDVPFSLFVDVTGAGPGMNVQVHPTIEAINYTLENETTLLQKVVIMFEVVVTQNVQINLVEGTGPVVVVPEVAGEATGQTLLQDIVTMERPTQKIRNIDASVTSITGNVIANKVIIQGTVHKQIFYIGTDNIEYEQSEDVDFSFFVDVTGAVPGMSVVLVPTIESVIPELLSETQMLEKVVLQVLAKVTTTVRLAVTQVQLPV, encoded by the coding sequence ATGCCGGTATGGGTTTATGCTGCAACATTGGTGCTAGTTGTGGTGATTTGCTATTTTTTATTAAAGAAGTTTTTTTCAAACACGGCGTTACCAGCAACAACCGGGGAAGGACAAGAATTAAAAATACAGGAAATTGACTATAAAACAACAAATCCTGAGGAAGAAGCGGAAGAGATTTATACATCATTTAACCCCACTGATGGAGAAGCGGAAGAGATTTATACATCATTTAACCCCACTGATGGAGAAGCGGAAGAGATTCATACATCATTTAACCCAACTGATGAAAAACCGGGGTTAGAAGATAACCCTGAGGATTTAATAAAAGAAATTGTTTTTCCACAAAAGGAGGGAAAACAAAAATCTCAGGATTATTTATATCAAAACCAAAAAGGAGGTACAAAAATGGACCCAGAAATTAAAGTCCCTGTACTCATAGGGGAAGGCACCATCCAGAAGATGGTAGAATCTACTGTGACCCTGGCGAGTCCCGCTGAAAAAATCCGGGAAATCAGGGCAATGGTGGAAAATTTAAGAACTGACGTGATACCCGGTAAAGTTATCATTCAGGGAACGCTCCACAAGCAGATCTTTTACGTGGGGGAAGACACGGTGATACATCACCAGACTGAACTAATCCCCATAAGCTATTTTCTGGATATCACGGGAGCAGCACCGGGTATGGATGTTACCGTGACGTCTGCGGTTGAGCATGTCACCTATAACCTTTTAAACCCCACAACACTGCATCAAAAAGTTATTCAGGCATTCAGCGCCGTGGTAACCCAGACCCAGATTCTCAATGTGGTGGCCGGAATCGGCACTCCGCTTTATTATGTGCCCCAGGTCATGGGGACCGGCTCCCAGCAGCTTATAGCAGAAACTACAGTGACCCTTGCCAATGCCGCTCAGAAAGTTGATGAAATCACCGCAGTAGTCAGGGATATTACGACGGATGTAATAACCGACAAGGTTATAATCCAGGGAATACTGCACAAGCAAATCTTTTATGTGGGCGTAGATAATGTGGAATACCACCAGGCGGAAGACGTGCCCTTCAGCCTTTTTGTCGATGTGACAGGGGCCGGGCCTGGGATGAATGTTCAGGTCCATCCGACCATCGAAGCTATCAACTATACCCTGGAAAATGAAACTACTTTGCTTCAAAAAGTGGTAATAATGTTTGAAGTGGTGGTAACCCAGAATGTCCAGATAAATCTTGTGGAAGGAACCGGTCCTGTGGTTGTGGTGCCGGAAGTGGCCGGAGAGGCCACCGGTCAAACCCTTCTGCAGGATATTGTGACCATGGAAAGGCCTACACAGAAGATAAGGAACATTGACGCCAGCGTAACATCCATTACAGGCAATGTTATTGCCAATAAGGTAATTATCCAGGGCACAGTTCATAAACAGATATTCTATATCGGCACCGATAACATCGAATATGAACAGAGCGAGGATGTAGATTTCAGCTTCTTTGTAGATGTGACGGGTGCGGTTCCTGGAATGAGCGTGGTTCTTGTCCCCACCATTGAAAGCGTGATTCCGGAACTTCTGTCGGAAACGCAGATGCTGGAGAAAGTGGTGCTGCAGGTCCTGGCTAAAGTAACGACAACTGTAAGGCTTGCCGTTACGCAGGTACAATTGCCGGTTTAA
- a CDS encoding cyanophycinase, with the protein MGEKVRGHLMIIGGAEDKERKCDILKKVVELSGGEKASITIITAAAQNPREVGQSYIKIFEKLGVRDAVALNIETRKEACRGEIIDRIASSTGIFFTGGDQLRITSLLGGSPVYHALHAAYNNGVLIAGTSAGASAMSDIMLIGGDGDQAPKGNAISMAPGMGLLEEVVIDQHFAQRGRIGRLLLAVAQNPYVLGVGIDEDTAVLVNPDATFTVVGSQTVTVVDGSDIEYTNVSELSPGEPLNLFGARIHVLSSGAGFNLKTRQPFSKFEV; encoded by the coding sequence TTGGGCGAAAAAGTAAGAGGGCATCTCATGATCATAGGAGGAGCCGAAGATAAAGAAAGGAAATGCGACATACTTAAAAAGGTGGTGGAGCTTTCGGGGGGGGAAAAGGCCAGCATAACCATAATTACCGCAGCTGCCCAGAATCCCCGGGAGGTGGGGCAAAGTTATATAAAAATCTTTGAAAAGCTCGGAGTCCGGGATGCTGTGGCTCTCAACATAGAAACCCGAAAGGAGGCATGCCGGGGAGAAATAATTGACAGGATTGCCAGCTCCACCGGCATTTTTTTTACGGGAGGAGACCAGCTCCGCATCACCAGTCTACTGGGAGGAAGCCCGGTATACCATGCGCTGCATGCGGCCTATAACAACGGGGTGCTCATTGCGGGCACCAGTGCCGGAGCATCGGCCATGAGCGATATAATGCTCATCGGTGGCGACGGGGACCAGGCCCCTAAAGGCAATGCCATCAGCATGGCGCCGGGGATGGGTCTGCTGGAGGAAGTTGTCATAGACCAGCACTTCGCCCAGCGGGGCCGTATAGGGAGGTTGCTCCTGGCGGTGGCTCAGAATCCCTATGTGCTGGGGGTGGGCATCGATGAAGACACGGCCGTACTGGTGAATCCCGATGCCACTTTCACCGTGGTAGGGTCCCAGACGGTGACGGTGGTGGATGGCAGTGATATAGAATACACCAATGTGTCGGAACTCTCCCCCGGCGAACCGTTAAACCTGTTTGGCGCCAGGATTCATGTGCTTTCCTCCGGCGCCGGCTTTAACCTGAAGACGCGACAACCTTTTTCGAAGTTCGAGGTTTGA
- the cphA gene encoding cyanophycin synthetase: MDIVDIRAIEGPNIYSPKPVIKMILDVKDMEDIPTRDFSGFNDTLLNYLPGLAQHHCCFETRGGFLLRLKEGTYFPHVIEHVAIELLNLTGQDVKFGKARKIEGSLYNIIFGYKVKYPALKVAELSVKLIEAILRSQKIDLDAIVRELARETVDRSLGPSTAAIVQEVRSRGIPVTRVGEGSMLILGYGARQKRIEATISQDTSCLAVDIACDKTLTKELLSMAGIPVPTGEVVYNEEDALKAAEKLGYPVVIKPCDGNQGKGVSLNLKAPQMVSEAFNLAAEYSSKIIVERQVMGRHYRILVLGGRFVCASERIPAHVVGDGIHSIKELVDIINSDPLRGEKHEKPLTKIKIDPVVHMVLARQGLTLEVVPEKGKQIFLRENGNLSTGGTAVDVTDRVCLENRDLAERVASIVGLDIAGIDITTEDIAIPVENSGGAVIEVNAAPGIRMHLFPSEGKPRPVAKAIADLLFPKGAPSFPLVAVTGTNGKTTTVRMIRQIMSAWGLNVGMTCTDGVYIGQQCIKKGDCSGPESARTVLYDTRVEAAVLEVARGGLIRGGLAYEEADVGVITNITGDHLGLDGVETLEDLAFVKSLVIEQVKPEGFAVLNADDKMAVEVKNRAKCGVIFFSAEEDNLVLRKHLSQGGRGVYVRDGTIFFKKGNEENFLMKVKDIPATLKGRARHNVQNALAAAAAAWALNVPLKVIARALREFDCSENINPGRMNIMEMPGFTVMLDYGHNPAGVEAVINTAKLLKPARLVGVIASPGDRRDQDIIALGHVAGKGFNRLIIKEDENLRGRKPGEVASLLLEGALSAGLKRDKIDVVLKEEEAIARSFENALEGDLIVIFYEHYEKALEAITKSQDKIIKTTGAMRII, translated from the coding sequence ATGGATATTGTAGACATAAGGGCCATAGAAGGCCCTAATATCTACAGCCCGAAACCCGTCATCAAAATGATTCTTGACGTAAAGGATATGGAGGATATACCCACCAGGGATTTTTCGGGATTTAATGATACTCTACTAAATTACCTGCCGGGCCTGGCACAGCACCACTGCTGTTTTGAAACCCGCGGAGGTTTTTTGCTGCGCCTGAAAGAAGGCACATACTTTCCACATGTGATAGAACATGTGGCTATAGAACTTTTGAATCTCACGGGTCAGGATGTGAAATTCGGCAAGGCCAGGAAAATCGAAGGAAGCCTTTACAATATTATTTTTGGATATAAGGTGAAATATCCGGCCTTGAAAGTGGCGGAGCTTTCGGTAAAACTAATAGAAGCAATTCTCCGCTCCCAAAAAATTGACCTTGACGCGATAGTCCGGGAACTGGCCAGGGAGACCGTGGACAGAAGCCTGGGGCCCAGCACCGCTGCCATAGTGCAGGAAGTGAGAAGCAGGGGCATACCCGTAACCCGCGTTGGAGAAGGCAGCATGCTGATACTCGGCTACGGAGCCCGGCAGAAACGCATAGAGGCCACCATAAGCCAGGACACAAGCTGCCTTGCGGTGGATATAGCCTGTGACAAGACGCTGACTAAAGAACTGCTCTCCATGGCGGGAATTCCTGTACCTACGGGTGAAGTGGTATATAATGAGGAGGATGCTCTAAAAGCCGCAGAAAAACTGGGGTACCCGGTGGTAATAAAGCCCTGTGACGGCAATCAGGGCAAAGGTGTAAGCCTGAACCTTAAGGCCCCCCAGATGGTTTCCGAAGCTTTCAATCTTGCAGCGGAATATTCTTCTAAAATCATTGTGGAAAGGCAGGTCATGGGGCGCCACTACCGTATTCTGGTATTGGGAGGGCGTTTTGTTTGCGCATCCGAACGGATACCGGCCCACGTGGTGGGGGATGGAATCCATAGCATTAAGGAATTGGTGGATATTATCAACAGTGACCCCCTGCGGGGTGAAAAGCATGAAAAACCCCTCACTAAAATTAAAATAGACCCGGTGGTACACATGGTGCTGGCCCGCCAGGGGCTAACCCTGGAGGTGGTACCCGAAAAGGGAAAACAGATTTTCCTCAGGGAAAACGGAAACCTGAGCACCGGTGGCACTGCCGTGGATGTCACCGATAGGGTTTGTCTCGAAAACAGGGATCTGGCTGAGAGGGTTGCATCCATAGTGGGCCTTGACATTGCGGGTATCGATATCACTACGGAGGATATAGCCATTCCTGTGGAAAACAGCGGTGGGGCTGTCATCGAGGTCAATGCGGCTCCGGGCATAAGGATGCACCTGTTCCCTTCCGAAGGAAAGCCCAGGCCGGTGGCCAAAGCCATAGCGGACTTGCTGTTTCCCAAAGGCGCTCCCAGCTTTCCACTGGTGGCGGTCACCGGCACCAATGGCAAAACTACCACCGTGAGAATGATAAGGCAAATAATGTCGGCCTGGGGTCTCAATGTGGGCATGACATGCACCGATGGAGTTTATATAGGGCAGCAGTGCATAAAAAAGGGAGATTGCAGCGGCCCCGAAAGTGCCAGGACGGTGCTGTATGATACACGGGTGGAAGCGGCTGTTCTGGAAGTGGCCCGGGGCGGCCTTATAAGAGGCGGCCTGGCTTACGAGGAAGCCGATGTGGGTGTCATAACCAACATCACCGGCGACCACCTGGGCCTTGATGGAGTCGAGACTCTTGAAGATTTGGCCTTTGTGAAGTCACTGGTGATTGAACAGGTAAAACCGGAAGGGTTTGCGGTTTTGAATGCCGATGATAAAATGGCGGTAGAAGTGAAAAACCGCGCAAAATGCGGGGTTATTTTTTTCAGCGCCGAGGAAGACAACCTGGTGCTGAGAAAGCACCTGAGCCAGGGCGGAAGGGGAGTATATGTGAGGGATGGGACCATATTCTTCAAAAAAGGAAATGAGGAAAATTTCCTCATGAAGGTGAAGGACATTCCTGCTACCCTGAAAGGCAGGGCAAGGCACAATGTACAGAATGCTCTGGCGGCCGCAGCAGCAGCCTGGGCCCTGAATGTGCCTCTTAAAGTCATAGCCCGTGCCCTGAGGGAGTTCGACTGCAGTGAAAACATCAACCCCGGCCGCATGAACATCATGGAGATGCCCGGCTTTACCGTGATGCTGGATTACGGCCATAATCCTGCGGGCGTTGAGGCCGTCATTAATACCGCCAAGCTTTTAAAACCTGCCAGACTGGTGGGGGTTATAGCCAGTCCCGGTGATAGGCGGGATCAGGACATAATTGCCCTGGGACACGTGGCGGGCAAAGGCTTTAACCGCCTTATAATAAAGGAAGATGAAAACTTGAGAGGCCGGAAACCTGGAGAGGTGGCTTCGCTGCTCCTGGAAGGCGCTCTTTCCGCCGGCTTAAAGAGGGATAAGATAGATGTGGTTTTGAAAGAAGAAGAAGCCATTGCCAGGAGCTTTGAAAACGCCCTGGAAGGAGACCTTATAGTTATCTTTTATGAACACTATGAAAAAGCCCTGGAAGCCATAACAAAATCTCAGGATAAAATCATAAAAACCACCGGGGCGATGAGAATAATTTAA
- the ispE gene encoding 4-(cytidine 5'-diphospho)-2-C-methyl-D-erythritol kinase — protein sequence MFKLDVDARAKINLTLDVLYRRPDGYHEVEMIMQSIALKDHLTLELLPGRAIEVSCSTPELLCDESNLAYKAAKLMIEEFSLDAGVKITLNKNIPLAAGLAGGSADAAAVMIGMNELFGLKKSEEDLMMLGKTIGADIPFCIHGGTAVARGIGEKLTPLKPVPKIALLLVKPHYSVSTKQVYSRLNVKDIKSRPDTAAMIRTILNEDVAAMAKGLCNVLEEVTFGLYPELSFIKEELRKNGALGSLMSGSGPTVYGIFETRSAAQRAAARMDTGNKAIIISETQ from the coding sequence TTGTTTAAGTTAGATGTCGATGCCCGGGCAAAGATTAATCTCACGTTGGACGTGCTCTATAGGAGACCTGACGGCTATCATGAAGTGGAGATGATAATGCAATCCATCGCTTTAAAGGACCATCTCACCCTGGAACTGCTGCCCGGGAGGGCTATTGAAGTTTCCTGCAGTACCCCGGAGCTCCTGTGCGATGAGAGCAACCTGGCCTATAAAGCCGCAAAACTCATGATAGAAGAGTTTAGCCTGGATGCCGGTGTAAAAATCACATTAAACAAAAACATCCCGCTGGCTGCAGGTCTGGCCGGAGGCAGCGCCGATGCCGCGGCGGTTATGATAGGAATGAACGAACTTTTTGGTCTAAAGAAATCCGAAGAAGACTTGATGATGCTGGGAAAGACTATCGGAGCTGACATACCCTTTTGCATCCATGGAGGCACTGCCGTGGCTCGCGGTATAGGAGAAAAACTCACACCCTTGAAACCGGTGCCTAAAATAGCGCTGCTGCTGGTAAAGCCCCACTATTCGGTGTCGACAAAACAAGTATACAGTAGACTGAATGTAAAAGACATAAAATCAAGGCCCGATACCGCTGCCATGATACGAACCATCCTCAATGAAGATGTGGCCGCCATGGCAAAAGGGCTATGCAATGTGCTGGAAGAGGTAACCTTTGGTCTTTATCCCGAACTTTCCTTTATCAAGGAAGAACTCAGGAAAAACGGTGCCCTGGGGAGCCTCATGTCCGGTAGCGGCCCCACGGTTTACGGTATCTTCGAAACCCGGAGCGCGGCGCAAAGGGCCGCCGCAAGGATGGATACAGGTAATAAAGCTATTATCATTTCTGAAACACAATGA
- a CDS encoding GntR family transcriptional regulator has protein sequence MVHKLSSVKLDNYKPLRDVVFGALREAIITGELKPGERLMEVQLAEEMGVSRTPVREAIRKLELEGLVVMIPRKGAYVAGLSLKDAADVFEIRESLEGLAAALAAERITDEELEAMEKILMEISGAAEKDDVETIIKKDAEFHQILFAATRNDRLAQIINNLKEQIDRFRVQSFTNRGRIKSILQEHRRIVDALKGRDADMAEKLAKDHIEKVENNIMNILRKQMDFEEEPS, from the coding sequence TTGGTTCATAAATTGTCATCGGTAAAGCTAGACAACTACAAGCCATTGAGAGACGTGGTATTCGGGGCTCTCCGGGAAGCCATCATCACCGGTGAGCTAAAGCCTGGAGAAAGGCTCATGGAAGTCCAGCTGGCGGAGGAAATGGGCGTGTCCAGGACACCGGTGCGGGAGGCCATCCGCAAGCTGGAACTGGAAGGCCTGGTGGTGATGATCCCGCGAAAAGGGGCTTATGTGGCGGGCCTATCGTTAAAAGATGCCGCCGATGTTTTTGAAATCCGGGAAAGCCTGGAGGGGCTGGCTGCAGCCCTGGCGGCGGAGCGCATCACGGACGAAGAACTGGAGGCCATGGAAAAGATCCTGATGGAGATTTCCGGCGCAGCCGAGAAGGATGATGTAGAAACCATCATCAAAAAAGATGCAGAGTTCCACCAGATCCTGTTTGCCGCCACCAGAAACGACCGCCTGGCGCAGATAATAAACAACCTGAAAGAACAGATAGACCGCTTCAGGGTGCAGTCCTTCACAAACCGGGGCAGGATAAAAAGCATCCTCCAGGAGCACCGCAGGATAGTGGACGCCCTAAAAGGCAGGGATGCGGACATGGCGGAAAAACTGGCCAAAGACCACATTGAAAAAGTAGAAAACAACATCATGAACATACTCAGAAAGCAAATGGATTTTGAGGAGGAACCTTCATGA
- a CDS encoding nucleotidyltransferase family protein, translated as MNALILAGKQADGPLKEVSDSKATIKIEGKEMILYVIEALKALDFIQKIAVVGDKDRLSFLAKKVDMIVEQGNSLPQNILRGAEAFPEDEELLVLTCDIPMITPEAIRDFAVKARELEADFCYPIVRKEDNDAKYPGVHRTYVRIKDGTFTGGNIVMLKAGTVKKAIEKAEAFLAYRKKPWMLARILGISFVVKFALGILTIKELENRVSDLFGLKARAVISNYPEIGTDVDKESDLELVRKVLAGEGYR; from the coding sequence ATGAACGCCCTGATACTGGCGGGAAAGCAGGCAGACGGGCCCCTGAAAGAGGTGAGTGACAGTAAAGCCACCATAAAGATTGAAGGCAAAGAGATGATACTGTATGTGATAGAAGCCTTGAAAGCCCTGGATTTCATACAAAAGATAGCCGTGGTGGGGGATAAGGACAGGCTCTCATTTCTTGCCAAAAAGGTGGATATGATTGTAGAGCAGGGGAACTCCCTGCCCCAGAACATTCTCAGGGGGGCGGAAGCCTTTCCCGAAGATGAAGAACTGCTGGTGCTCACATGCGACATACCCATGATTACACCCGAAGCTATCAGGGACTTTGCGGTAAAGGCCCGGGAGCTCGAGGCTGACTTTTGCTATCCCATCGTAAGAAAAGAGGACAATGACGCAAAATACCCGGGAGTTCACCGGACTTATGTTAGAATAAAAGACGGCACTTTTACAGGCGGCAATATCGTGATGCTAAAGGCCGGCACCGTAAAAAAGGCCATAGAAAAAGCTGAAGCCTTCCTGGCCTACAGGAAAAAACCCTGGATGCTGGCGAGGATTTTGGGCATTTCCTTTGTGGTAAAATTTGCGCTGGGCATACTCACTATAAAAGAACTGGAAAATAGAGTATCCGACCTTTTCGGCCTCAAAGCCAGGGCTGTGATCAGCAACTATCCGGAAATAGGCACCGATGTGGATAAAGAAAGTGATCTTGAACTGGTAAGGAAAGTTCTGGCAGGGGAGGGTTACAGATGA
- the purR gene encoding pur operon repressor: MRRGERLALLSKILCENPNRVISLKFFSERLDAAKSSISEDLNIIKNAFMLSGEGELSTIAGAGGGVRYRIKKPESEIKSFVETLCENLKDQKRIIPGGYIYMTDVIFSPEYSVKIGEIFAQIFMDREPTCVLTVETKGIPIALMTARALDVPLVVARRDSRVTEGPSVNISYVSGTGQKIQNMSLPKRALSENARVLIVDDFMKGGGTARGMMELSAEFNAEVVGVAVLVATGTPQCKLVKDYTSLMVLDGIDTEKGIINIRPDKITIS, translated from the coding sequence ATGAGGCGCGGCGAAAGGCTTGCCCTGCTTTCAAAGATATTGTGTGAAAATCCCAACAGGGTCATTTCGCTGAAATTTTTCAGCGAACGGCTGGATGCAGCCAAGTCCTCCATCAGCGAGGATTTGAACATAATCAAAAATGCCTTTATGCTATCCGGCGAAGGAGAGCTTTCCACCATTGCCGGGGCGGGCGGCGGCGTCCGTTACCGCATCAAAAAACCCGAAAGTGAAATCAAATCCTTCGTGGAAACCCTGTGCGAAAACCTCAAGGACCAAAAACGCATAATACCTGGTGGATACATATACATGACCGATGTGATATTTTCACCGGAATATTCCGTGAAAATAGGGGAGATTTTTGCTCAAATTTTTATGGATAGAGAACCCACCTGTGTCCTTACGGTGGAAACAAAAGGAATACCCATAGCCCTCATGACAGCCCGGGCGCTGGATGTGCCTCTGGTGGTGGCCCGGCGGGACAGCCGCGTCACCGAAGGGCCTTCCGTGAATATAAGCTATGTTTCCGGGACCGGTCAGAAGATACAAAACATGTCCCTGCCCAAAAGGGCTCTCTCGGAAAATGCCCGGGTGCTCATCGTGGACGATTTCATGAAGGGCGGCGGCACGGCCAGGGGCATGATGGAGCTTTCGGCGGAGTTCAACGCCGAAGTGGTGGGCGTGGCGGTGCTGGTGGCCACCGGTACTCCCCAGTGCAAACTGGTAAAAGATTATACCTCCCTCATGGTGCTGGATGGCATAGATACGGAAAAAGGTATAATTAATATAAGGCCGGATAAAATCACAATTTCGTGA
- the spoVG gene encoding septation regulator SpoVG, whose protein sequence is MEITDVRIRRVAEEGKMKAVVSVTFDDEFVVHDIRIIEGQNGLFVAMPSRRTPDGQFKDIAHPINSQTRARIQETILQHYNQETA, encoded by the coding sequence TTGGAGATTACCGATGTTCGCATCCGCAGAGTGGCTGAAGAGGGTAAGATGAAGGCAGTGGTATCCGTCACTTTTGATGACGAATTTGTGGTCCACGACATACGCATCATAGAAGGGCAAAACGGGCTTTTTGTGGCCATGCCGAGCCGCAGGACTCCCGACGGGCAGTTCAAGGACATAGCCCACCCCATTAACTCGCAAACCAGGGCCAGGATTCAGGAAACCATCCTGCAGCACTATAACCAGGAAACGGCTTGA